Below is a genomic region from Desulfomonilia bacterium.
AAATTAAAAACTTGTTGTACTGTGAAAAAAATAATACTTTAAAAGGTGAGGTCAAGTGCCGGTGAACCGTTTAAAACTAAGTCATGGTTAACAACCGAAAAGGAAATGAAAAAAAGGGTAAGTATTCCCGGATATGCGAGGAGGACAAATATGAGAAGTGATTTGATGAAAAAAGGCGTGGAAAAGGCGGGCCACCGTTCGCTTCTGAAGGCGATAGGACTTACAAACGAAGAGATTAAAAGGCCTTTTGTAGGGATAGTGAATTCCGCAAACGAGATCATTCCGGGTCATATTCACCTTAACCAGATAGCCGCTGCGGCAAAGTCGGGCGTCAGGATGGCCGGGGGCACACCGCTTGAATTTTCGGTAATTGGGGTATGCGACGGACTGGCCATGCACCATGAAGGTATGCATTATTCATTGCCTTCAAGGGAGATGATTGCGGATTCCATCGAGATTATGGCCAGGGCGCATCCGTTCGATGCACTGGTGTTTATAACCAACTGCGATAAGATTATACCAGGTATGCTCATGGCCTGCCTCAGACTTAACCTTCCTTCGGTCTTTATCTCCGGCGGCCCCATGCTTGCAGGGGTAATGAACGGCAAAAGCGTCGACCTCATCAGCGTGTTCGAAGGTGTAGGCAGGGTAAGGTCTGGAAAAATGTCACAGAACGAGCTTGACGAACTCGAAGACTGCGCATGTCCCACATGCGGTTCATGTTCGGGGATGTTCACCGCCAATTCCATGAACTGTCTTACCGAGGCATTAGGACTCGGACTTCCCGGCAACGGCACCATACCGGCCGTTTATTCCGAGAGGATACGGCTTGCAAAAAAGGCCGGAATGGCCGTGATGCAGCTTGTCGAAAAGGATATCAAACCCGGGGACATAGCCACACGAGAAGCCTTCTTGAACGCTATAGCCGTTGACGTTGCACTCGGATGTTCCACCAACACGGTTCTTCATGTGCCTGCGATTGCTTATGAAGCGGGAGTGGATCTCGAACTTGACGATTTTGACAAAACGAGCCTTAAGGTTCCACACATATGCAGCATGTCACCGGCCGGGCCTCATCATCTTGAAGACCTGTACATGGCAGGCGGGGTTCAGGGGGTGCTGAAGCGCCTGGCTGAATTAAAGGTTCTTGACCTTAAGGTAATGACGGCAACAGGCAGGACGCTAAAGGAGAACCTCAAGAATGCCCGTATTTCAGATGAAGATGTCATAAGACCGGTAAAAAAGGCCTATCATAAGGAAGGTGGCATTGCGATTTTAAAGGGTACCCTGGCACCTGACGGTGCGGTCGTAAAACAGTCGGGCGTTGCGCCCGAAATGATGAAAAGAAAAGGCCCGGCAAGGGTCTTCGATTCGGAACATGATGCTTCCAATGCGATCCTGGGTAAAAGGATAAAGAAGGGCGACATCGTTATTATCCGCTATGAGGGCCCCAAAGGAGGCCCCGGTATGCGAGAAATGCTATCGCCAACGGCAAATATTGTGGGCATGGGTCTTGGCAATGACGTGGCGCTGATCACGGATGGTCGCTTCAGCGGCGGCACCAGAGGTGCTGCGATAGGCCATGTCTCCCCCGAGGCCGCGCTCGGCGGGCCTATTGCATTAGTCAAAGAAGGAGATATTATTTCAATAGACATTCCTGCACGAAAGCTGGATCTGCTTGTCCCGGAAAAGGAGCTGGATAAGAGGAAACAGGGATTCAGTCCGAAAAAAAAGAAGCTCACCGGCATCCTCAAACGTTACGCCGACATGAGCCTTTCTGCAGACAAGGGGGCCAGATATAGAGATTAAAAGGAAGCTTGTAAGCCTGAAACTGAAAGGTTGATGGGCAAAACAAAAGCCGAGCAAGGATAATGAAAGAGGCGAGATTCTGGACGAAAAAAGATGATGGTTCTGTCAGATGTGAGCTGTGTCCTCATAACTGCATCATCAGGGAAGGGGCAAGGGGCATATGCGGGGTACGCGAAAACAGGTGCGGAA
It encodes:
- the ilvD gene encoding dihydroxy-acid dehydratase, which translates into the protein MRSDLMKKGVEKAGHRSLLKAIGLTNEEIKRPFVGIVNSANEIIPGHIHLNQIAAAAKSGVRMAGGTPLEFSVIGVCDGLAMHHEGMHYSLPSREMIADSIEIMARAHPFDALVFITNCDKIIPGMLMACLRLNLPSVFISGGPMLAGVMNGKSVDLISVFEGVGRVRSGKMSQNELDELEDCACPTCGSCSGMFTANSMNCLTEALGLGLPGNGTIPAVYSERIRLAKKAGMAVMQLVEKDIKPGDIATREAFLNAIAVDVALGCSTNTVLHVPAIAYEAGVDLELDDFDKTSLKVPHICSMSPAGPHHLEDLYMAGGVQGVLKRLAELKVLDLKVMTATGRTLKENLKNARISDEDVIRPVKKAYHKEGGIAILKGTLAPDGAVVKQSGVAPEMMKRKGPARVFDSEHDASNAILGKRIKKGDIVIIRYEGPKGGPGMREMLSPTANIVGMGLGNDVALITDGRFSGGTRGAAIGHVSPEAALGGPIALVKEGDIISIDIPARKLDLLVPEKELDKRKQGFSPKKKKLTGILKRYADMSLSADKGARYRD